The Castanea sativa cultivar Marrone di Chiusa Pesio chromosome 4, ASM4071231v1 sequence AATTTAAGGCTTCGAATGGAACAATAAATAAGATCAAGAAGCTCAAGAAGAGTCTCAAAGTACATATGCGACTATTTCAAAGATGCTTATGATTTGAGGACAAaccttttatataaaatatatatatatatatatatatatgaaacattttttttttttggagaagatatATATGAAACATTCAAACGGTGAAATGGGGAGAAAATGTGCAAGTGCACATGGACGAAAATGCCCACGTGCACTTGCGTACATGGGTTGATTCTACGTcggtggcttttttttttttcttttttttttcatgcactTGCAGAAATAcaatttatttctcaaaaagagttactttttttttttttaataagaacataattataaatttatactaaCTTCATTTTAcatctattcattttttttctccaccaaataaataaatttttcatctttttagttttctatccttccaacaaaatacaaatgcaagaaaactaaatttatttcggcataaaaatgttttgaatacaaaatttcttcttcaataaaCCTCAGGCGTCAGGCCCAAGCAGTCTAATTTATTTgcccaaaattttaagatggCTGGCTGGCACCGGTAGTTGGCCCATTATTAACGCGTTATCTTATCGAGGGTACATAAGAAGAAAAACTAGCTATGCTTTCGACAAGTCAAAGTCAAAGTCGACAATGACCTTGACCTTAAACTCACACGCCTTTTACTTTTCTAGAAGATCAAAGAAatatcttcattaaaaaaatagatatttctCACCCCACGTTGCATTATAAATACATATCACAACCTAATTCTTCATCTCACACATTTTATATATTCCTCAAACCTCATTAAGAAAATGGTTGCTCTTAGCTTACAAAAGGGTCTGCTAACTCTCGTTATAGTTGGAATCCTAGCAGTAAATGTGAAGGGTGCTTGTAATTGTGCTGCAAACGAATGTTGCAGCCAATATGACTTTTGTGGCACTACTGCTGAATACTGTGGCGAGGGGTGCAAATCAGGACCTTGTACCACAACGACTAATGATGTTTCAGTCCCTGATATTGTGACAGAAGCCTTTTTCAATGGGATACTTAACCAGGCCCAAGGAGATTGTCCTGGAAAGAGCTTCTACACAAGAGCTGCATTTCTTGATGCTCTTAATTCTTATAATCAGTTTGCCAAGTCTGGTTCTAGTGATGATGGTAAACGTGAGATTGCAGCTTTCTTTGCCCATGTTACacatgagactggaagtaagtTCTTGATCCCCTCTCTAactttgttattataaattatttagaaACATATATAGTACTATATGAGCAATTATGGTTGTAGCCTATTCTGTAGATAATATTTTCtcctattaatttattttgttacagaCTATAAATGATATATTCTATCAGAAAAATAAGACtttaaatgttatatatatgttgtttaaTTAATGCGATttatcaaattacaatttagTTTAATAAGCCTcaacagaaaataaaagggCAACATTGGTTTTCCGaagtttgaaaatgaaaataagatgaagatacaattttttttttttttttttttttggagctttaCTTTATATTATGTAGAACCGTATTTTTACCATAATTAATGAACATTTTAAGCATAATAAggcattaaaaataaattatcttaAACAAACAATAGCTTTATAACAGATATTTGCATAGTTTTCATATTAGAATGGTATGTACGTATGACTATGCATATAAAATCATAGACATGCATATTTGTGCGTAATAGTCGTGTATTTAAGTtacaattatataataatagtgCGATTGGATGgcttttattgattttttattttctgaaggtaatataaataatttcatcaaaaagaaattacagtaaataaaaatgaggaaatttataagtttgacctaaaaatatagcttaaaaaaaagaagaatttgaCGTACCTTCCACACTTTTTAAATTAGaatctcattttattttgataagaaattgacacatcaaccattaattaaataaaaggtGGACATCAAAATCTGCTACTACTTACTCttgtgtatttaaaataaaatgacgcTTCCAGTAAAAAAAGTACATAAgccaaatccaaaaaagaaaacccaaattttttactttttaggcCTTTCCAAAGGCAAACATATTATTTGCAAGGACTTATCCCTGAGAGTTGAATTAAAATGTTGTTGTTTGGACAGGTTTATGCTATATAGAAGAAAGAGATGTTCCAACCACGGAAAACTATTGTGACACAACCAGGACTGACTATCCATGCAATCCTAGCAAACGATACTATGGTCGTGGACCACTTCAACTAACCTGGAATTACAATTATGGAGCAGCTGGAAATGCAAATCAGTTTGATGGGCTAGGCTCTCCTGAAACTGTTGCCAATGATGCGAATATCTCGTTTAAGACTGCCTTATGGTATTGGATGAGCAATGTTCACCAATCTGTAAGCCAAGGTTTTGGAGCGACAATTCGAGCTATTAATGGTGCTGTTGAATGTGATGGTAAAGAACCTAGTAAAGTTCAGTCTCGAATCCAGTATTACCAACAGTACTGTACTCAAATTGGTGTTGCACCTGGTGATAATCTTTCTTGTTAGGATATTTTTActaacacttttttatttttcaccatgttacaattttttctttaattgtaACTGAATATTAGATCTTATGtatgaaataaatgaaaataataaagagttaGTTGGGTGCCAACTCTCttagataataaatttttttgttctcaCATGAGAACTTTGAATCAATCTTGCCTAGTCCAAGAGAAGAAGTGTAAGGAatgaaagaaatttattttttccatcacGTAGTTGTTGGACCCTTCAATGGAATTCTTACATAAAAGGGTATCTCAAACTATTATGTACCCACTTACAAAGTGAAACTATTTTCATTTCCAAGGCtaaactaagaaaaataaattggcgaaaatacattttggtggtccctatattttgggatcacagttaatttgatttttacatTTTGTTAACAGTTTAATCCTCACtattaataaactaaaaaaaaatgtctacacaggaaaatgataaaaaaatcctaattgacaaatttaaaaataaaaaatttcacatcagaaaaaaataataatcaaaaggtgaattaaaattttctttttctcactttcTTACACTTTCTTGGCAATCAAACACAACCCCCTAACACAAAAATCTAATCTTAGCAATCACCCATAAGAGACTATCActccaaaaatcaaaattaatccCACGGTGAACCCAATAACCACAACACTACCCTCACAAATcaaccaaaatacccaaaatcCGGCTAGTGGAAAAAAGACATAAAGATAAGATAAGATTGGTTGAGTGGGGTTTGTGTTTAGGCCGGATTGGATCCATTTGGGTCAgctaccatttaaaaaaaaaaaccacataagCCCACTCCACTAAAAATGCCCAAGCCCACGCATCAAAAACTGCCGCCAGCTTAACCTTTAAACTCTGCTCCAACTCAAGATCCCTTTTGGTTCACTCATACCCATCAGCTCACATAATCCCAAAGGCCAACCCGTGGTGTGTGTGCGCGGGCGAAAATTAGAGCCAGGCCACTGAATTTGAACCCAATAACAGCCCAATCTGAATTTCTTTGGCCCAATAACCACTTCCACGCCAGCCCACTCACATTCAGACAAAAACCCACTTAACCTTCAACCATTCAAAGGCCAATCTGTGGACCAAACAACgttttttcaaaattgcttCTTGACCCAAAGTTTCCAAAAATTATACAATGCCCTTAGTGCcacaaaaatgcattttcaatctcattttgtgccaaaatacaattttttttttttccttaaaaattaataaattgtcACATGTCATTATTTTCAAACTTCCTAGGAATTTACCGTTTTCTTGTTATTTCTTTGCGTCTTTTGTATGAGATAAAATAgtttgggagagagagaattgaaaaTTGCATTTGTTAAACTATGCTTTGGAGTAAGGTTAGCTTTACTTAACTCATTAATGcaatctttctctcttagaAAATGTCATACAATCacatgtttatgtttgttttatcttactttttaaaataaattgtttacaTTTCATCTTTGGATAGATACATGTCATCTTAGGATATATAGATTATACATGTCATGCATCCACATGTCATCTTAGGATGGATTATACATGTCATGCATTGACATATTATCCTAGAATATATTACATGTCATTTTAAGATAAATACATGTCATTTTATCATAGATTAAACATCATCCTAGGATTAGCTTGATCATTATTTCATTTCACATGAACAAACATATGattctttttaaaatcaaatgccAAATAGTTTAAGTCATTCTTTAAATGGTGATGTTTAAGATTATATTTGAAATGAGGCACTATTCTTCTTGATAGGCGTTATGTGTTGTCTAACATATTCTCAACACATAATCAACCTTCTAGATCCATGCCTTTTGATtctagacatttttttttttaaattctaatttagCTTATAAGCCCTTAGGAGTTTCTTAGTTAaattaggaaataaaataaattatatctagGAAACCAATCACACCTTAACATTCCAATTGTTAATGATGACTCCTACAACTAAAACATGTATTATTGGGTTAAAATTAAACCCAAAAGAAAGAGTATGTCAATGGTGGGTCAGGTCTATTTGTGTGAGAGAGATTGTAGAACACCTACATAGATCATATACACGaagaaattaatataattttgtgtttcatttcCATCTTATAAATTTCTAACGGAAATAAAAAGACATCTAAATAAAATCCAATCCCAAGGCATATGGtggtatttatatatatctcaagttatttatttataatatatatatatatatatatatatatatatatatatatatatatatatatatatattgcaaaatGCAacataaagtgattttttttttgatgaactaaaATTAGCAGTATTTGACCAAATCAATACATAAGTTAAATAAGAAGACTTGTGAATGCATGTGAGGTTTGAAGCCAAAATTAAGATCATAGTGGAGTTGGATCTTGAACTTCCTAGAACCAAGTCTAACTCATCCTTATCAGACTAGGTTAAAGTTAGGTTACAAAAATGGAATGTtattaagtatatatatgtcCATGTTTAAAGGTCAGCAGCCTCAGAAGTATTCATAAGTCATACCTAGGaaagaaattaattatatttaaaccCTACTAAATAATGCCAAAACAACTAACATTACATAGAAAGAAATCAACAATATGTAACCCCTACCCAAATCATGCCCAAAACAACTAATGGTAATTAACCCAAAATAGCATGCATCAAAAGATATGTTATCATTTTAAAGGAGAACAATAGTAAAAGGAAAACCTTACCTTACAAAATAAATAGCTTTTCTGCTTTTGCATTACGGTCTGAGCATATTTTTTAGTAGAATCTACAGGTATTTTCAACAATTCTTCCGCAATGCATAAATCATAGCAAACTTTTAAATTATGGGTTGTGAAGGTAGGATTATTTCTTTTAAGTTCCTTATTACACTTGTTcctacatcttttttttatttgacgtGCCAGCTTTAATAAAGGGTCGTCATTTGTATTACGAGGTTGGATCTTACCAACTTGGAACTTGCTATATTTCATATCAATGGGGGTTGATAAGGACAAAGACCGGAAAAGGAAGGATTGTTGGCTAGCACCACAAgttggccaaaatgggcaaattcccttttcgcgcaaaaaaaaaaaaaaaaaaaaaaaaaaaaaaaacattatgccccattttccaaactaattaggaaaatgtctctcttttaaaacttgattttctcaaaattaagtTAAGCCCTATAGTTGCGTTTTAAGGAATCTATAGTGAtattttaaggacctatagcggcgttttgtaacttgagctccatgaaattgagttacaagtaaaaaaaaaaaaaaaaaaaaaattgcatgaaaCTTGAGTTCATGGGGCTCGAGTTAccaaacgccgctataggtccttaaaacatcactataggctccttaaaacgccactataaggctccaaattttttttttttttttgaaactcgattttgagaaaatcaagtttcaaatgaGGAGTATATCCCTATTTAGTTTGGAAAAAGAGgtatttgcccttttttttttctgcaaaatgggcatttgcccatttttgccCCACAACTTGAACAATCATTAACACTATCATCATCACTTTAAGTAAATTCCTAACCGTTTTACCCATAACCACACTAACTATTTTGGAATTATTTTGTTACTTGGAACGGTAGTGTGCGAAACCATAATATATAGAATCTAAAGCTTTGATTACGGAACtatagtttttagaaaattatgtTATAgacatttcaattttaaaatttatattatttttttaaaagacactATGGTCAAGCCTCAAAGACGTTTGTTTGGGAGCTAGTGAAATTTTTAGTACATTTTAGCCTATATGGGTTTAGCAAAGGTCatttacaattataattttattataagtaTTTCAATTCGAggaattatttaataattagtgtggttacttaataataaaaactatttaaaattttcaaccattaaagaaattttaaacACCCCAAAAGAGAAGCATGGACTAATTAGGGATGGAAGGATTAAGGAATACGAATCTTACATAGCGCACCATTTTTGTACGTGGATATATATATGGCCAAAAAAGGGTATCATTAGATGAAACTAgtaagattttattatattttttattattattatttttgtgaatAAGTTCAATGCATATTATTAAGGAAGGCTATTCAAATTAGTTTGtaatacgaaaaaaaaaaaaaaaaaaatctggtggCCATGCCTATATACATGAGAATAGGTGAAAGCTAAAAGATGTAAGGGAAGCTAGTGTATATCATTTGCAATATGTCCATATTGGGCTAAGTGTTGCCGGTTTGTAGTGTCTTTTCAGAGTCCCCTTCTAGAACTATATAATCAATTCCCAGTTCCAAAGCAAATTCAAGTGGTCTACGTGCTGCCAACGTTTCCACCTCCATGACTGTTGTTGGCAGCTGCATCAGATGAAACTAGTAAGATGAATATATTTAATGATCGTTATCcgaaaaaaacaattacaaattcttgtttttcattaatatttttttaatctatgatAATAAaacaagagtaatgctataagcacaaactattttacaacatttttacaaactgctaatgtggCAAATTCTTACTATTTCTAATATGCCTCTattactaacatcacatttttacttacaataaatatttggaaaatattaaagccacatcagcagtttgtaaaaatgctGTAAAATAGTTTGTCTGTAGCATtgctctataaaaaaaaataaaaaaataaaaaagtcaacaAGTATATACATCTTTCTATACCTAATTTCTCAACGGAATTAGTTAAGATTTATGTGAATGCTTCTTAAAGCAGTCAGTCAAACATATGACTTGAAGGATATACACTTATTAGGCTCATCATTTGAGAACAATCAAGACCTGTTAATTTGTTAGTATTGTTTTGGAGCAAAATGAGCCTAGCAAAGCTTGACAAAATGGATCAACAAAAAATCGATATAAAAACAATTATCCAACATAAAAAGATCATGGCGTAGGCACCACATGGACCTGCAACTAAGAATGTCGTTGAGGTTTTCTTGCCAAGTTAGATCCCTACTCCTCTCATTTATAATATAGCATTACTTGCTTAGAATAGAGAAAATtctgattattaaaaaaatagagcaaattctaaaattatttcaaaCCACACCATGGGGGAAAGATATTAGATATCACACCCTCCTTTTAGCACCATATTTATGGGTCAGTAATGCGACACTTATTATTGCCCCACCATAGTTgttattgtttaaataatttctATGTTAACGGCCAACAGTTGGACAATCGTATGCTATGTGGTTAAGCCTTTGTTGACAGATTTCATAGTCAACCGAAGAAgggaacatttttcataaaaagaaagaaaatgagatgATAGATGTTTATATATAGTTAAGTGGATATATTTTACCATGTAAACCGAATTGGTAGGTTGTTTCTGCCAACCTCTTATTGGTTTTATCTAGGCCCACTATTACAGGTTGCCACGTCAGCTTAAGGTGTCAATATCATCATTATATACCTATTTATTATCTGCAGATTTTTCTATCgaaagaaatttcaaaacatCTAATTGATTATGATATATATTACACTATGCCAATTATTCTCTTGATTAAATGTAATATGATTACAAATGTGTAATTCCTACCCCTAGCAAATTAGGGCTAATTATTCACATGAAATACTATCGTCATAAACTCATTTTTGTAGATGCTATAAAAATTATACCTGGTGAAATTTCATGAAAAAATGTATGTGTGACTAGATGAATTACAAAAGAGGTAATTCATGTGTAATTTTTGTCCCATAAGAAAAAGGCCCAACTAGGCTATTGGTAGCTTATTATTCCTGTGGAATTTTTTCTAGAATTcttatttaacaaaattttggCAAGCATATGTGCTACTTGATGTAGATAACAACATGAACTCAAGAATGTCAAAAACGAAATAGCATCGACAAGTCCCAAAAGCGACATAGTCTCAAGGAGGCCTAAAGCTACATAATTTCCAAACCAATCCATTGGAAATTATGCAGAAAACCGATCCACTCAATCGTTAGTCTACTCAAGAAGTAACTGTGCTAAAAACCAATCCATTGAATCGTTGATTTACTCAAGAAGTAAccatccaaaaaaagaaaacaaacaaaaccaatCCACTTGATCTTCGGTCAACTCAAGCAATgatcatcccaaaaaaaaaaaaaatgatgcaagTGATCATCGTCCAAAGAGGCCATCAAACTTCACCCAAAAAAGACCACTAATTATGTGGCATGCACATA is a genomic window containing:
- the LOC142630389 gene encoding endochitinase-like codes for the protein MVALSLQKGLLTLVIVGILAVNVKGACNCAANECCSQYDFCGTTAEYCGEGCKSGPCTTTTNDVSVPDIVTEAFFNGILNQAQGDCPGKSFYTRAAFLDALNSYNQFAKSGSSDDGKREIAAFFAHVTHETGSLCYIEERDVPTTENYCDTTRTDYPCNPSKRYYGRGPLQLTWNYNYGAAGNANQFDGLGSPETVANDANISFKTALWYWMSNVHQSVSQGFGATIRAINGAVECDGKEPSKVQSRIQYYQQYCTQIGVAPGDNLSFTKHLYSRQNYHVSYTNVKGDCSCATNECCSKYNYCGTTAEYCGEGCKSGPCTTKTNDVSVPDVVTEGFFNGILNRAQGNCPGKSFYTRAAFLVALNSYNQFAKFGSSDAGKREIAAFFAHVTHETGSLCYIEERDVPTTQNYCNPAYSTQYPCNSSKHYYGRGPLQLTWNYNYGPAGSANGFDGLGSPETVANDATISFKAALWYWMNSVHQSVSQGFGATIRAINGLAECDGHKPAEVQSRIQYYKQYCTQFGVAPGDNLSC